TGACGTTGCTCTTCTCCAGGAGAACTGTGGAGTAGTGGGGATACAGCATGTAGGAGCGCCGCTCCTCACTCAAATCCCTCTGGTAGGAAAGCATTCCTTTAGAAACAGGTCAGCGTGTCTAAACAGCACCACTATGACAGATGTGAATGGGATCAACCTGGGTTCGAACCCGGGTATTCTGCATGCCACAAGCCTGTGCTAGCCCACTGAGCTGAATCCTAGGCATTAACTCGGGAAGCTAACGCAAGCCTTCAGATTCTCAGGCTAAGGTTCCGTGAACACAGAGGAAGATGTAACGAGATGAAGATCAGTGAATGATCCGTTCTCATAGAGTCATTGTACTCACTGTAGCGTTGGCCTCAGAGGGCATCAGCCCCCAGAACATGAACACAGAGAAGGAGTTGATGGTGTTGACTGAGGCTGGCTTGGGTGAGTTGGGGCTGGCCAGTAGGTTGACCTCCCACACTGTACCTCCAGTGTTTCCGTCCAGGATCACCACCTACAATGCACACAGAGCAGGGGTAGATGTCACATTCAATGTAAATGCAGCTAGGAGTGGAAAAACAAAAAGGGATGAAATACCAAGCAGGTAAATTGAGTCTCTTCTATTGCTTCCAAGCTGGTCCCCACATACCCTTTTAATGCGGTTGCCAATGTCCTCCTCGATCACTATGTCGAGTGTGCCATCTTTGTTGAAGTGGCCAAAAGAAGGCTCGCTGAGTGGAGAGGAgaaacgtacagtaccagtcaaaagttgacacacctactcattcaagggtttttcttgattttatacattgtagaataatagtgaagacatcaaaacgatgaaataacacatatggaattatgtagtaaccaaaaaagtgttaaacaaatcaaaatatattttatattcttcaaagtagccaccctttgccttgatgacagctttgcacactcttggccttctctcaaccagcttcatgaggtagtcacctggaatgcacgtgactgttaattgaaatgcatttcaggtaactacttcatgaagctggttgagagaatgccaatagtgtgcaaagctgtcatcaaggcaaagggtggctactttgaagaatataaaatatattttgatttgtttaacacttttttggttactacataattccatatgtgttatttcatcgttttgatgtcttcactattattctacaatgtagaaaatagtaaaaataaagaaaaacccttgaatgagtaccagacaaacttttgactggtactgtacttaaAACCCTCCCAGTCAGTACACGACATTGGCCCAAATACCTTGGTTATCATAGTtgtcgtcacacacacacacacacacttcagagcGTGGCAATTTATTACAAATGTTAATGAATACGAGGAGGTTGTTAGTTATGATATGACCATTCAAAACTGTGTAGAGTACGCTACATGACAATGTTAACTAACTAACCAGTGTGTAGGGTGATGACGTTTTATTTTTACCTGAGGACTGTGctggtgttgactctccacagtaagttCAGACTGTCGCCATCTATCAGCACCACACTACCCCCAGTGACCAGTAGCAGGTTGGAGGGACCCTCTGCCTTCCCTATCCTTAACACGTATCTCAATGACCCAGACCTGCAGGGGAGGAACGGCCGTCAAAAGGAAAGACTCCATGTTAGCATGAGCAATTAATTTCAGTCTATGGTCCAGGTTATTGAACATAAGACATGAGAAATAATAATTTAACCACTAGACGTTTGGTATTTTGGTGTTGTGTTTTACCCCAAGCTGTGACATTTTGAGGCATTGTGAGAATTGTGTATTAGCGTCTAGCTGCTGCTCCAGCTTACTCATAGATTGATACAAGGCCAGAGGAGTCATTGGCTTTGCGCTCCCAGTGCTTGTCCTTCTTGAGGCCTTTTTCCATGCCTGCCTTAGCCTGGGCTGCAATCCTCCACAGGGCCAGGCCATACAACCCCGAGTCTGGGGAGAGGGGACAAAGGGCAGTGACAACAGTCCTATAACAATACACTGACATCAATATGCTGTGGGCTCTAGCCAACTGGCCATATAGGACCCTTAAATCAATGTACTGGGATAGCTCACTGACCGTTGGACAAGGTCACATACAGTAGGACTGAAATCAATGTGTTCTATCACATAGAATGTTATGAGATCAATAGTTTGGTCAGTGAATTATTGACAACAGATCTATAAATGAGCGCACTAGCAGGCTTTGGCAAATGGCTTGCTCACCTTTCTGGAGCAGTACATAGTTGGAGCCTTTCCCTGTGGAATGGAGGAGATGCATGGCACACTCAGCGGTGTCAAGAACCACCTCTGAGCCAATCTGGACACCGGTCTTCCCTGAGAGGATCACCAGCTGTGTCTAGAGCGCAACGAATAACAATAGAACAAACTGTCTTGAGGTCTTCTGTTGAAAGGTACTGGCACAGAGGTTGCCATTTCATGTGTGAAGCACACATTTTCTCATGCattattttcctgtgttttaaaGCAAAGGTATAAAACGGAAACAGTGAAAATCCTGTAATATCGCATCCTCTAGTCTGAGCGGTCGTCATACGGAACACAGCTGGTGAGTGCGACTAAACTGAGACATCGAGGACGCCTCTGAGGTTTACCTGCGTTGGGCTGGGCGCCACCAGAGCCACGTCGCTTACCCCGTCCCCATCCAGGTCTGAGACACTGAGGACAGGTAAGGTACTCCTCAGGTTGGAAGGCTGGAGCCGCGCCCACGTCACCACTCCTGTACAGAAATACCAAGTATTCAGAATTCACTCACAGCTACAACCCCCCTCCATCAGAAATCATGAACGTTTTCTTCGAAGTGAGTCAGGTTACAAAATAGTGACGAGACACAGACCAAACTATCATACATTAGAGGGATAAGCAGGCACATATTTGCGATTTACGAAAGGCGTTAGGAGAGAAAGCATGAATACTTGAAGTGTGACGTTCAACCACCATTGTGGTGGAAAAGGTGTGAAAACATGACTATACGTTCCTGCTCAGGTGTTGTTAGTgagatagtagagagagaggtgagtaaACGAGAGAGTCGTGAATCGGAGTCACTCACCAGTGTATTTGTCGATGGCAGTGAGCTGGTTGGAGTGGGACAGCAGGCAGCCCCTGTTGGTTTCTCCAAGGCCGTCCAGACCACACTGGGCCCAGTGGAACTCAGGGGCCAAGGGCCGCTCCCACAGAGTCTCCCCGTTGGTCCCTGCTACCGCCGACACAAACACACAAGGTGTGTCCAGACCTGGAAGTCATACAGCACACGTGAATCTCACAGACACAGCCAAGCTACAGATTTTACAATGACACAGCAGACAATATATTGGTTAGAACAATTACAGTAGGAATTATTAAACAGTATCTCTGTATTGAGGGGACTTTAGCTTGTCTTCTGGGAATCTTTGGCTGGCAGCCTCTACTTTTATTGGAATCTCAATGAAACCATTCTACAAAAGCAGCTACATACTCCTCATTATTATTCTTAAAtgcccaatgcagccatttttatgaATATCAAATTATTTCTAAGTAACAACTAAGTACCTAACTGTTATAGATTTCCATTCAAAtgtgaaaaaatattttttctttaaaaaaactcAGGCAAGAATTCTGATATAAAACATTCTGTTCACTCCCAGAAAGTTATTTTATAGAATGgggatgtcaccatggaaagctgAAACTCCCAcccaaacctgctgattagaaggtcctgtgtagattgtattttaaACCTGAagctatcaggaaataacacaaTATTTGTTCAaccttttacagtgttagtttcatcagctatcTACAATATAATACTTAAACACAGGGAAAACATAACTTTGACTGCCATGGGCCTTTAGCAA
This genomic stretch from Salvelinus namaycush isolate Seneca chromosome 4, SaNama_1.0, whole genome shotgun sequence harbors:
- the LOC120046238 gene encoding protein FAM234A-like — translated: MEPTDHATEADPLKREEDGVEGGGTAPPAQTKKKSLGLAKLSHWRTAAFFLSLFLCLIIVFAFSFIIPCPVRPQYLTFWNRTFPQAATYDFLAIEDASKDKVMDVLFVLKAQEGSQNISCFAEGLDTPCVFVSAVAGTNGETLWERPLAPEFHWAQCGLDGLGETNRGCLLSHSNQLTAIDKYTGVVTWARLQPSNLRSTLPVLSVSDLDGDGVSDVALVAPSPTQTQLVILSGKTGVQIGSEVVLDTAECAMHLLHSTGKGSNYVLLQKDSGLYGLALWRIAAQAKAGMEKGLKKDKHWERKANDSSGLVSIYESGSLRYVLRIGKAEGPSNLLLVTGGSVVLIDGDSLNLLWRVNTSTVLSEPSFGHFNKDGTLDIVIEEDIGNRIKRVVILDGNTGGTVWEVNLLASPNSPKPASVNTINSFSVFMFWGLMPSEANATRDLSEERRSYMLYPHYSTVLLEKSNVMDHIIAFKATLLERGRHACYIMLTGPEGEGTEGTVDLSKRKLKQDVTDSRVLRLGSISSKDTNEEIKEAFQRLRFSDE